A genomic segment from Castor canadensis chromosome 1, mCasCan1.hap1v2, whole genome shotgun sequence encodes:
- the Trpt1 gene encoding tRNA 2'-phosphotransferase 1 isoform X2, with protein sequence MSSSGGRRQRTAGPMGRRAHRPREQDRDVQLSKALSYALRHGALKLGLPMGADGFVPLGHLLQLPQFHSFSAEDVQRVVETNGKQRFALKQGDPSTGPLIRANQGHSLQVPELELMPLETPQALPPILVHGTFWKHWPSILLNGLSCQGRTHIHLAPGLLGDPGVTSGMRPNCELAVFINGPLALADGIPFFCSANGVILTPGNSDGFLLPKYFKEALQLRPTRKPLSLAGDKETECQSGPKHSSRGRRMVQQ encoded by the exons ATGAGCTCCTCtggaggaaggagacagagaacagCAGGTCCTATGGGGAGAAGAGCTCACAGACCTCGGGAGCAG GACAGAGACGTGCAACTTTCCAAGGCTCTGTCGTATGCCCTGCGCCATGGGGCCTTGAAGCTGGGTCTTCCCATGGGAGCTG ATGGCTTCGTGCCCCTGGGCCACCTCCTGCAGCTACCCCAGTTCCACAGCTTCTCAGCTGAGGATGTGCAGCGGGTGGTGGAGACCAATGGGAAGCAACGGTTTGCCCTGAAGCAAGGAGATCCCAGCACTGGCCCTCTCATCCGGGCCAATCAGGGTCACTCTCTACAG GTACCTGAGTTGGAGCTGATGCCCTTGGAGACACCACAGGCCCTGCCCCCAATCCTAGTCCATGGTACATTCTGGAAGCACTGGCCATCCATCCTGCTCAATGGCTTGTCTTGCCAAGGAAGGACGCATATCCACTTGGCCCCAGGACTGCTTGGGGACCCTGGTGTGACCAGTG GCATGCGTCCAAACTGTGAACTGGCCGTCTTCATCAATGGCCCCCTGGCCCTGGCAG ATGGAATCCCCTTCTTCTGCTCTGCCAACGGGGTGATCCTTACTCCAGGGAATTCTGATGGCTTCCTGCTTCCCAAGTACTTCAAGGAGGCCCTGCAGCTGCGCCCTACCC GAAAACCCCTCTCCTTGGCTGGTGATAAAGAGACAGAGTGTCAGAGTGGCCCCAAGCACAGCTCCAGAGGAAGAAGGATGGtccaacaataa
- the Trpt1 gene encoding tRNA 2'-phosphotransferase 1 isoform X1, whose translation MSSSGGRRQRTAGPMGRRAHRPREQDRDVQLSKALSYALRHGALKLGLPMGADGFVPLGHLLQLPQFHSFSAEDVQRVVETNGKQRFALKQGDPSTGPLIRANQGHSLQVPELELMPLETPQALPPILVHGTFWKHWPSILLNGLSCQGRTHIHLAPGLLGDPGVTSGMRPNCELAVFINGPLALAADGIPFFCSANGVILTPGNSDGFLLPKYFKEALQLRPTRKPLSLAGDKETECQSGPKHSSRGRRMVQQ comes from the exons ATGAGCTCCTCtggaggaaggagacagagaacagCAGGTCCTATGGGGAGAAGAGCTCACAGACCTCGGGAGCAG GACAGAGACGTGCAACTTTCCAAGGCTCTGTCGTATGCCCTGCGCCATGGGGCCTTGAAGCTGGGTCTTCCCATGGGAGCTG ATGGCTTCGTGCCCCTGGGCCACCTCCTGCAGCTACCCCAGTTCCACAGCTTCTCAGCTGAGGATGTGCAGCGGGTGGTGGAGACCAATGGGAAGCAACGGTTTGCCCTGAAGCAAGGAGATCCCAGCACTGGCCCTCTCATCCGGGCCAATCAGGGTCACTCTCTACAG GTACCTGAGTTGGAGCTGATGCCCTTGGAGACACCACAGGCCCTGCCCCCAATCCTAGTCCATGGTACATTCTGGAAGCACTGGCCATCCATCCTGCTCAATGGCTTGTCTTGCCAAGGAAGGACGCATATCCACTTGGCCCCAGGACTGCTTGGGGACCCTGGTGTGACCAGTG GCATGCGTCCAAACTGTGAACTGGCCGTCTTCATCAATGGCCCCCTGGCCCTGGCAG CAGATGGAATCCCCTTCTTCTGCTCTGCCAACGGGGTGATCCTTACTCCAGGGAATTCTGATGGCTTCCTGCTTCCCAAGTACTTCAAGGAGGCCCTGCAGCTGCGCCCTACCC GAAAACCCCTCTCCTTGGCTGGTGATAAAGAGACAGAGTGTCAGAGTGGCCCCAAGCACAGCTCCAGAGGAAGAAGGATGGtccaacaataa
- the Nudt22 gene encoding uridine diphosphate glucose pyrophosphatase NUDT22 codes for MDPEVSLMLLCPPGGLPQEQVGVDLSPAHDRRPLPGGDKTITAIWETRLQAQPWLFDAPKFRLHSATLAPIDSPRPQLLLHLGLTSYREFLGTNWANSASWLREQGATDWGDKQAYLADPLGVGAALVTADDFLVLLRRSWQVAEAPGLVDVPGGHPEPQALCPGNSPQHKDLPGELVARELFSSVLQEICDEVNLPLPTLSQPLLLGIARNETSAGRASAEFYIRCSLTSEEVRNYYLSGGPEAHESTGILFVETQKVQRLQETEMWTELCPSAKGAILLYNHVQGNPI; via the exons ATGGACCCTGAAGTGTCCCTGATGTTGCTGTGCCCTCCTGGGGGACTGCCCCAGGAACAAGTAGGGGTGGATTTGAGCCCAGCCCACGACCGTCGCCCACTGCCAGGAGGGGACAAGACCATCACCGCCATCTGGGAGACTCGGCTACAGGCCCAACCCTGGCTCTTTGATGCTCCCAAGTTCCGCCTGCACTCAGCTACGCTAGCACCCATTGACTCGCCTAGGCCACAGCTGCTCCTGCACCTGGGTCTTACTTCCTACAGAGAATTCCTGGGCACCAATTGGGCCAACTCAGCCTCCTGGCTGCGAGAGCAGGGAGCCACGGACTGGGGTGACAAGCAAGCCTACCTGGCCGACCCATTGGGGGTGGGCGCTGCTCTAGTCACAGCTGATGACTTCCTGGTCCTTCTGCGCCGCTCTTGGCAGGTGGCTGAAGCCCCTGGGCTGGTGGATGTGCCTGGTGGGCACCCTGAGCCTCAG GCCCTGTGCCCTGGCAACAGCCCCCAGCACAAGGACCTCCCCGGGGAACTAGTGGCGCGTGAGCTCTTCTCCAGCGTCTTGCAGGAGATCTGTGATGAG GTGAACCTGCCGCTGCCCACCCTGAGCCAGCCCCTGCTATTGGGCATCGCCCGCAATGAGACCAGTGCTGGCAGGGCCAGTGCTGAGTTCTACATCCG GTGCAGTCTGACTTCTGAAGAGGTAAGGAACTACTACCTGAGTGGGGGACCTGAGGCCCATGAGTCTACAGGAATCTTGTTTGTGGAGACACAG AAGGTACAGAGATTGCAGGAGACCGAGATGTGGACGGAGCTCTGCCCCTCGGCCAAAGGTGCCATCCTGCTCTACAACCATGTCCAGGGAAATCCTATCTGA
- the Dnajc4 gene encoding dnaJ homolog subfamily C member 4 gives MPPLLPLRLCPLWLCRPPTRLLAAAAGQRSGPSNYYELLGVHPGASAEEVKRAFFIKSKELHPDRDPGNPALHSRFVELSEAYRVLSREQSRRSYDHQLRSASPPKSPGTTAHPKSAPQTHRSSWAPPNTQYWAQFPGVRPQGPELRQQQHKHNQRVLGYCVLLMLAGMGLHYVAFRKLEQVHRSFMDEKDRIITAVYNDTRARARANRARLQQERLQRQQQPPSGTPPGPGTVPPDTSP, from the exons ATGCCGCCCCTGCTGCCGCTGCGCTTATGCCCGCTGTGGCTCTGCCGCCCTCCCACCCGGCTCCTCGCAGCGGCCGCCGGGCAGCG GTCTGGTCCCAGTAATTATTATGAACTGTTGGGTGTGCATCCTGGAGCCAGTGCCGAAGAAGTTAAGCGAGCTTTCTTCATCAAGTCCAAAGAG CTGCACCCTGACCGAGACCCTGGGAACCCAGCCCTGCACAGCCGCTTTGTGGAGCTGAGTGAGGCATACCGTGTACTCAGCCGTGAGCAGAGCCGCCGCAGCTATGACCACCAACTCCGCTCAGCCAGCCCCCCAAAGTCTCCAGGAACCACAGCCCATCCCAAGTCTGCCCCACAAACACACAG AAGCTCCTGGGCACCCCCCAATACTCAATACTGGGCCCAGTTTCCTGGTGTGAGGCCCCAGGGGCCTGAGTTGAGACAGCAGCAGCACAAACACAACCAGCGGGTGCTGGGGTACTGCGTCCTGCTCATGCTGGCAGGCATGGGTCTGCACTATGTCGCTTTCAG GAAGTTGGAGCAAGTCCACAGAAGCTTCATGGATGAGAAGGATCGGATCATCACAGCCGTCTACAACGACACACGAGCCAGAGCCAG GGCGAACAGAGCCAGACTCCAGCAGGAGCGCCTGCAGAGGCAGCAGCAGCCTCCCTCCGGAACTCCCCCAGGCCCTGGGACCGTGCCCCCGGACACCAGCCCCTGA
- the Vegfb gene encoding vascular endothelial growth factor B isoform X1 yields the protein MSPLLRRLLLAALLQLAPAQAPMSQQDAPGHQKKVVSWIDVYARATCQPREVVVPLTMELMGTVAKQLVPSCVTVQRCGGCCPDDGLECVPTGQHQVRMQILMIRYPSSQLGEMSLEEHSQCECRPKKKESAVKPDRVATAHHRPQPRSVPGWDSAPGAPSPVDITHPTPAPGPSVHAAPSAASALTPGPAAAAADAAASSVAKGGA from the exons ATGAGCCCCCTGCTCCGCCGCCTGCTGCTCGCCGCGCTCCTGCAGCTGGCCCCCGCCCAG GCCCCCATGTCCCAGCAGGATGCCCCTGGCCACCAGAAGAAAG TGGTGTCATGGATAGACGTGTATGCCCGTGCCACCTGCCAGCCAAGGGAGGTGGTGGTACCTCTGACTATGGAGCTCATGGGCACTGTGGCCAAACAGTTGGTGCCCAGCTGTGTGACTGTGCAGCGCTGTGGTGGCTGCTGCCCTGACGACGGCCTGGAGTGCGTACCCACTGGGCAGCACCAAGTCCGAATGCAG ATTCTCATGATCCGGTACCCAAGCAGTCAGCTGGGGGAGATGTCCCTGGAAGAGCACAGCCAATGTGAATGCAG accaaaaaaaaaagagagtgctGTGAAGCCTGACAG GGTTGCCACTGCCCACCACCGTCCCCAGCCCCGCTCTGTTCCGGGCTGGGACTCTGCCCCTGGAGCACCCTCCCCAGTTGACATCACCCATCCCACTCCAGCCCCAGGACCGTCTGTCCACGCTGCACCCAGCGCCGCCAGCGCCCTGACCCCCGGACCTGCCGCTGCCGCTGCCGACGCCGCAGCTTCCTCCGTTGCCAAGGGCGGGGCTTAG
- the Vegfb gene encoding vascular endothelial growth factor B isoform X2, whose translation MSPLLRRLLLAALLQLAPAQAPMSQQDAPGHQKKVVSWIDVYARATCQPREVVVPLTMELMGTVAKQLVPSCVTVQRCGGCCPDDGLECVPTGQHQVRMQILMIRYPSSQLGEMSLEEHSQCECRPKKKESAVKPDSPRTVCPRCTQRRQRPDPRTCRCRCRRRSFLRCQGRGLELNPDTCRCRKLRR comes from the exons ATGAGCCCCCTGCTCCGCCGCCTGCTGCTCGCCGCGCTCCTGCAGCTGGCCCCCGCCCAG GCCCCCATGTCCCAGCAGGATGCCCCTGGCCACCAGAAGAAAG TGGTGTCATGGATAGACGTGTATGCCCGTGCCACCTGCCAGCCAAGGGAGGTGGTGGTACCTCTGACTATGGAGCTCATGGGCACTGTGGCCAAACAGTTGGTGCCCAGCTGTGTGACTGTGCAGCGCTGTGGTGGCTGCTGCCCTGACGACGGCCTGGAGTGCGTACCCACTGGGCAGCACCAAGTCCGAATGCAG ATTCTCATGATCCGGTACCCAAGCAGTCAGCTGGGGGAGATGTCCCTGGAAGAGCACAGCCAATGTGAATGCAG accaaaaaaaaaagagagtgctGTGAAGCCTGACAG CCCCAGGACCGTCTGTCCACGCTGCACCCAGCGCCGCCAGCGCCCTGACCCCCGGACCTGCCGCTGCCGCTGCCGACGCCGCAGCTTCCTCCGTTGCCAAGGGCGGGGCTTAGAGCTCAACCCAGACACCTGCAG gTGCCGGAAGCTGCGAAGGTGA
- the Fkbp2 gene encoding peptidyl-prolyl cis-trans isomerase FKBP2 isoform X1 codes for MAPGVHAGAVSVVAGPGDAVGRELRQERWCGWSGLGSLPTRGQCGCPVGPRGLRAGAAPRAEAQGRAGEYLRKTEAPRSRLAGMCGYLGTDPLQRPQRCGCAGQVAAGDMRLSWVLTVMSICLSALATATGAEGKRKLQIGVKKRVDHCPIKSRKGDVLHMHYTGKLEDGTEFDSSLPQNQPFVFSLGTGQVIKGWDQGLLGMCEGEKRKLVIPSELGYGERGAPPKIPGGATLVFEVELLKIERRSEL; via the exons ATGGCTCCGGGCGTCCACGCGGGGGCGGTCTCCGTGGTGGCCGGGCCTGGGGACGCAGTAGGCCGAGAACTCCGCCAGGAGAGGTGGTGTGGGTGGAGCGGGCTCGGCAGCCTGCCGACTCGGGGCCAGTGTGGGTGCCCCGTAGGCCCCCGAGGGCTCAGAGCTGGGGCGGCGCCCCGGGCGGAGGCGCAGGGCCGGGCTGGGGAGTACCTCCGGAAGACCGAGGCTCCCCGGAGCCGCCTAGCGGGGATGTGTGGGTACCTCGGGACCGACCCCCTCCAGCGGCCGCAGAGGTGTGGGTGTGCTGGGCAGGTGGCAGCTGG AGACATGAGGCTGAGCTGGGTCCTGACAGTAATGTCCATCTGCCTGAGCGCCCTGGCCACGGCCACGGGAGCCGAGGGCAAACGGAAGCTGCAGATCGGGGTCAAGAAACGGGTGGACCACTGTCCTATCAAATCTCGAAAGGGAGATGTCTTGCACATGCACTACACG GGGAAGCTGGAAGACGGAACAGAGTTTGACAGCAGCCTGCCTCAGAACCAGCCCTTTGTCTTCTCCCTGGGCACCGGCCAGGTCATCAAGGGCTGGGACCAGGGGCTGCTGGG GATGTGTGAGGGGGAAAAGCGGAAGCTGGTGATCCCATCTGAGCTGG GGTATGGAGAGCGGGGAGCTCCCCCAAAGATCCCAG GTGGTGCAACCCTGGTGTTTGAGGTGGAGCTGCTGAAGATCGAGCGTCGTTCAGAACTGTAG
- the Fkbp2 gene encoding peptidyl-prolyl cis-trans isomerase FKBP2 isoform X2 has protein sequence MAPGVHAGAVSVVAGPGDAVGRELRQERWCGWSGLGSLPTRGQCGCPVGPRGLRAGAAPRAEAQGRAGEYLRKTEAPRSRLAGMCGYLGTDPLQRPQRCGCAGQVAAGDMRLSWVLTVMSICLSALATATGAEGKRKLQIGVKKRVDHCPIKSRKGDVLHMHYTGKLEDGTEFDSSLPQNQPFVFSLGTGQVIKGWDQGLLGVWRAGSSPKDPRWCNPGV, from the exons ATGGCTCCGGGCGTCCACGCGGGGGCGGTCTCCGTGGTGGCCGGGCCTGGGGACGCAGTAGGCCGAGAACTCCGCCAGGAGAGGTGGTGTGGGTGGAGCGGGCTCGGCAGCCTGCCGACTCGGGGCCAGTGTGGGTGCCCCGTAGGCCCCCGAGGGCTCAGAGCTGGGGCGGCGCCCCGGGCGGAGGCGCAGGGCCGGGCTGGGGAGTACCTCCGGAAGACCGAGGCTCCCCGGAGCCGCCTAGCGGGGATGTGTGGGTACCTCGGGACCGACCCCCTCCAGCGGCCGCAGAGGTGTGGGTGTGCTGGGCAGGTGGCAGCTGG AGACATGAGGCTGAGCTGGGTCCTGACAGTAATGTCCATCTGCCTGAGCGCCCTGGCCACGGCCACGGGAGCCGAGGGCAAACGGAAGCTGCAGATCGGGGTCAAGAAACGGGTGGACCACTGTCCTATCAAATCTCGAAAGGGAGATGTCTTGCACATGCACTACACG GGGAAGCTGGAAGACGGAACAGAGTTTGACAGCAGCCTGCCTCAGAACCAGCCCTTTGTCTTCTCCCTGGGCACCGGCCAGGTCATCAAGGGCTGGGACCAGGGGCTGCTGGG GGTATGGAGAGCGGGGAGCTCCCCCAAAGATCCCAG GTGGTGCAACCCTGGTGTTTGA
- the Fkbp2 gene encoding peptidyl-prolyl cis-trans isomerase FKBP2 isoform X3: MRLSWVLTVMSICLSALATATGAEGKRKLQIGVKKRVDHCPIKSRKGDVLHMHYTGKLEDGTEFDSSLPQNQPFVFSLGTGQVIKGWDQGLLGMCEGEKRKLVIPSELGYGERGAPPKIPGGATLVFEVELLKIERRSEL; encoded by the exons ATGAGGCTGAGCTGGGTCCTGACAGTAATGTCCATCTGCCTGAGCGCCCTGGCCACGGCCACGGGAGCCGAGGGCAAACGGAAGCTGCAGATCGGGGTCAAGAAACGGGTGGACCACTGTCCTATCAAATCTCGAAAGGGAGATGTCTTGCACATGCACTACACG GGGAAGCTGGAAGACGGAACAGAGTTTGACAGCAGCCTGCCTCAGAACCAGCCCTTTGTCTTCTCCCTGGGCACCGGCCAGGTCATCAAGGGCTGGGACCAGGGGCTGCTGGG GATGTGTGAGGGGGAAAAGCGGAAGCTGGTGATCCCATCTGAGCTGG GGTATGGAGAGCGGGGAGCTCCCCCAAAGATCCCAG GTGGTGCAACCCTGGTGTTTGAGGTGGAGCTGCTGAAGATCGAGCGTCGTTCAGAACTGTAG
- the Ppp1r14b gene encoding protein phosphatase 1 regulatory subunit 14B, with product MADSGPAGGAALAAPAPGPGSSGPGPRVYFQSPPGAAGEGPGGADDEGPVRRQGKVTVKYDRKELRKRLNLEEWILEQLTRLYDCQEEEIPELEIDVDELLDMESDDTRAARVKELLVDCYKPTEAFISGLLDKIRGMQKLSTPQKK from the exons ATGGCGGACAGCGGCCCCGCGGGGGGCGCGGCGTTAGCGGCCCCAGCCCCAGGGCCAGGCAGTAGTGGCCCAGGGCCCCGCGTCTACTTTCAGAGCCCCCCTGGGGCCGCAGGCGAGGGCCCGGGCGGCGCGGACGACGAGGGCCCAGTGAGACGCCAAGGGAAGGTCACCGTCAAGTACGACCGCAAGGAGCTACGGAAGCGCCTCAACCTGGAGGAGTGGATCTTGGAACAGCTCACGCGCCTCTACGACTGCCAG GAAGAGGAGATCCCAGAGTTGGAGATTGACGTGGATGAGCTCCTGGACATGGAGAGTGATGATACCCGGGCTGCCAGGGTCAAG GAACTGCTGGTTGACTGTTACAAACCCACTGAG GCCTTTATCTCTGGCCTGCTGGACAAGATCCGGGGCATGCAGAAGCTGAGCACACCCCAGAAGAAGTAA